In Bacteroidales bacterium, a single genomic region encodes these proteins:
- a CDS encoding alpha/beta fold hydrolase, with translation CIKQIISISGLGALDNNQDAGKFTFIPNIIRKQGHKLIKESGIPYTILHCTWFADSFVLYRRNNTYMVIGDTQNPVYFTNCYDYLNVTKSENENKALKMKSTGIKTLFLALISALTISCSSNKELTAPKSLYKTEEGKATAYKSYDITMELWDLEYREEFVDTDYGKSHVIISGENNEQSLILLPGLFADATMWYPNVKALSQHFKVYTLDMINYGGKSKPAGKAVASMDDYKIWFTQILAHYHIEKTSVAGLSYGSWLALALAREIPDSISGLALLDPSETFMPMKSSMAWKGFKYFMFFPNRKKYEKFFDWMGGGYTDPQLDIWFEHMLDVIEYGSVGMFDIPQHKIYEPEELKMIKMPVLIMAGGKPIIYDSPEAFKANALKAIPHAEVIIVPNAGHGLNMEKPEIVNKKLIEFFE, from the coding sequence ATTGCATAAAACAAATTATCAGCATATCCGGCTTAGGCGCTTTAGATAATAATCAGGATGCAGGAAAGTTTACCTTTATTCCCAACATTATCCGTAAGCAAGGACATAAATTAATCAAGGAATCCGGGATCCCTTACACTATTTTACATTGTACCTGGTTTGCCGATAGTTTTGTGTTGTACAGGCGAAATAACACCTACATGGTGATAGGCGACACCCAAAACCCTGTTTATTTTACAAATTGTTACGATTATTTAAATGTCACAAAATCAGAGAATGAGAATAAGGCATTGAAAATGAAATCAACAGGCATAAAAACATTGTTTTTGGCGTTAATATCAGCGCTTACCATAAGTTGCTCGTCCAATAAAGAACTGACAGCACCAAAGTCGTTATACAAAACCGAAGAAGGTAAAGCAACAGCTTACAAAAGCTACGATATAACGATGGAGTTATGGGATTTGGAATACCGGGAAGAATTTGTGGATACTGATTACGGCAAATCGCATGTAATTATATCCGGTGAAAATAATGAGCAGTCCTTAATTTTATTGCCGGGTTTATTTGCCGATGCCACCATGTGGTATCCCAATGTGAAGGCACTTTCACAGCACTTTAAAGTCTATACGCTCGACATGATAAACTATGGCGGAAAAAGTAAACCCGCGGGCAAAGCTGTTGCAAGCATGGACGATTATAAAATTTGGTTTACCCAAATATTAGCACATTACCATATTGAGAAAACCTCAGTTGCAGGATTGTCCTACGGCAGTTGGCTGGCGCTGGCTTTAGCCCGCGAAATACCCGACAGCATTTCGGGCTTGGCTCTTTTAGACCCTTCGGAAACTTTTATGCCCATGAAAAGCTCAATGGCATGGAAAGGGTTTAAGTATTTTATGTTTTTTCCGAACAGAAAAAAGTATGAGAAATTTTTTGATTGGATGGGCGGGGGATATACCGACCCACAATTAGACATCTGGTTTGAGCACATGCTTGATGTCATAGAATATGGTTCTGTAGGAATGTTTGACATACCTCAGCATAAAATTTACGAACCCGAAGAATTGAAAATGATTAAAATGCCTGTCCTTATCATGGCAGGCGGTAAACCCATCATTTACGACAGTCCCGAAGCGTTTAAAGCAAACGCCCTAAAAGCCATTCCACATGCCGAAGTTATTATTGTTCCCAATGCCGGACACGGTTTAAATATGGAGAAACCGGAGATTGTAAACAAAAAGCTTATTGAATTTTTTGAATAG